A section of the Paenibacillus aurantius genome encodes:
- a CDS encoding Na/Pi cotransporter family protein, whose amino-acid sequence MLHAIVLPLAAGFAMFMLGMKGMEFALHRWAGSLLQTVLERFTQTPARGLLASTALTAVLQSSTAVTVLTIGLVNSGLLAFPQTLGIILGSNIGTCITTELLGLSLQQYGVPLLFAAAAVWASAGLVPARLDWAPHLRAGALAAAGFACLLLGMDVMQSIVPELKARGLLAWLVQRSQESRLWGIAAGAAVTALIHSSAATIAMAMSLAAAQAIPPELGIAIVIGANVGTCATAVIASIGGSRYGGYVAWSHVLLNLGGALLFYPLLPALTTATAWFSESPAAQIAHAQTVFNIVCSLAALPLCYLPVLKKIRPA is encoded by the coding sequence ATGCTGCATGCCATCGTCCTCCCGCTCGCCGCGGGTTTCGCCATGTTTATGCTCGGCATGAAAGGAATGGAGTTCGCGCTCCACCGCTGGGCCGGCTCCCTGCTCCAAACCGTGCTGGAACGGTTTACCCAGACCCCCGCCCGCGGCCTGCTGGCCTCCACCGCCCTTACCGCCGTCCTGCAGAGCAGCACGGCGGTAACGGTCCTGACCATCGGCCTCGTGAACAGCGGGCTGCTGGCCTTCCCGCAGACGCTCGGCATCATCCTCGGCAGCAACATCGGCACGTGCATCACCACCGAGCTGCTCGGCCTCAGCCTGCAGCAGTACGGCGTGCCGCTGCTCTTCGCCGCGGCGGCCGTCTGGGCGTCCGCCGGGCTCGTGCCGGCGCGCCTCGACTGGGCGCCGCATCTGCGCGCGGGCGCGCTTGCCGCCGCCGGCTTCGCCTGTCTCCTGCTCGGCATGGACGTCATGCAGTCGATCGTCCCCGAGCTGAAAGCCCGGGGCCTTCTGGCATGGCTCGTCCAGCGCTCGCAGGAGAGCCGGCTGTGGGGCATCGCCGCAGGCGCGGCCGTGACGGCGCTGATCCACAGCAGCGCCGCCACAATCGCTATGGCGATGAGCCTGGCCGCCGCGCAGGCGATTCCGCCGGAGCTCGGCATCGCGATCGTCATCGGCGCGAACGTGGGCACGTGCGCCACGGCCGTGATCGCGAGCATCGGCGGAAGCCGCTACGGCGGCTACGTCGCGTGGTCGCATGTGCTGCTGAACCTGGGCGGAGCGCTGTTGTTCTACCCGCTTCTGCCTGCTCTAACCACGGCGACGGCCTGGTTCTCGGAATCGCCGGCCGCCCAAATCGCCCACGCCCAGACGGTGTTCAACATCGTCTGCTCCCTTGCGGCACTTCCATTATGCTACTTGCCGGTTCTCAAAAAAATCCGGCCCGCCTGA